From the Toxotes jaculatrix isolate fToxJac2 chromosome 15, fToxJac2.pri, whole genome shotgun sequence genome, one window contains:
- the il10rb gene encoding interleukin-10 receptor subunit beta isoform X2: MIALNTNYTLNWNWDQSPAGSHAVTFTAQYVGKYKLKSKKGPTWYTACEETSHRSCDLTPFNLHYLGIYMTRVQANANGCHSDWVLLEFCPDKDAALGPPAKVDLAPAGSDLDVFISDPLTSSNTSMRDTLRKIYYHILYWERSADTQALRTQTLSSGANLVTLPNLKAWTWYCVSVQSRYDFYNKSSSFTLPQCMQTEGNTPWWQIFLYFLASLVVCFLVMLLSLYSSFWCYKTVKTTLFPSDQLPPHFKKTSLQHLCDFPHLLSPDSESEQLCDKVTVYADPAVLEVHNPPAEALPPPPSGLEPDSSGRHSRQDSSSSGDSGVYSTGGSSNLQQPNNSQSSTGAGDFQHGPFDPEQVKMQEMTPGLKSPLLITDEGIVDICI; encoded by the exons ATGATCGCCTTGAACACCAATTACACACTGAACTGGAACTGGGACCAGAGTCCTGCAGGGAGTCATGCTGTGACCTTCACCGCACAATATGTCGG GAAGTACAAGCTGAAGTCCAAGAAGGGTCCAACCTGGTATACAGCTTGTGAAGAGACATCACACAGGTCATGTGACCTTACACCGTTCAACCTGCACTACCTGGGCATCTACATGACTCGAGTACAAGCGAACGCGAATGGGTGTCACTCCGACTGGGTGCTGTTGGAATTCTGCCCTGACAaagatg CTGCTCTGGGTCCTCCAGCCAAAGTGGACCTTGCTCCTGCAGGAAGTGACCTCGACGTTTTCATCTCTGACCCTTTGACAAGCTCGAACACCTCCATGAGGGACACTCTTCGCAAGATATACTACCACATCCTCTACTGGGAACgttctgcagacacacag GCCTTAAGAACCCAGACGTTAAGCAGTGGTGCCAACTTGGTGACTTTGCCAAACCTGAAGGCCTGGACATGGTACTGTGTGAGCGTTCAGTCACGTTACGACTTCTACAACAAGAGCAGCAGCTTTACCTTGCCCCAGTGTATGCAGACTGAAG GTAACACTCCATGGTGGCAGATTTTCCTGTACTTCCTGGCCTCTCTGGTGGTGTGCTTCCTGGTCATGCTGCTCTCACTCTACAGCTCCTTTTGGTGCTACAAGACCGTCAAGACAACTCTGTTCCCCTCCGACCAGCTTCCTCCACACTTCAAGAAG ACCTCCCTCCAGCATCTCTGTGActttcctcacctcctcagCCCGGATTCAGAATCAGAGCAGCTGTGTGATAAGGTGACAGTCTATGCTGATCCAGCAGTTCTGGAAGTCCACAACCCTCCTGCTGAGGCCCTGCCGCCACCTCCGTCAGGCCTGGAGCCAGACAGCAG TGGCAGACACAGTCgtcaggacagcagcagcagtggagactCTGGAGTTTACTCCACAGGGGGCAGCTCCAACCTGCAGCAGCCCAACAACAGCCAGTCCTCCACAGGGGCTGGAGACTTCCAGCATGGCCCCTTTGACCCGGAGCAGGTGAAGATGCAGGAGATGACTCCGGGGCTTAAGAGCCCACTTCTGATCACAGATGAGGGCATTGTAGACATCTGCATCTGA
- the il10rb gene encoding interleukin-10 receptor subunit beta isoform X1, translated as MLLSVPRKTPTMSSAVYVSLLFWCLRDIVVGEELSPPQNVTMIALNTNYTLNWNWDQSPAGSHAVTFTAQYVGKYKLKSKKGPTWYTACEETSHRSCDLTPFNLHYLGIYMTRVQANANGCHSDWVLLEFCPDKDAALGPPAKVDLAPAGSDLDVFISDPLTSSNTSMRDTLRKIYYHILYWERSADTQALRTQTLSSGANLVTLPNLKAWTWYCVSVQSRYDFYNKSSSFTLPQCMQTEGNTPWWQIFLYFLASLVVCFLVMLLSLYSSFWCYKTVKTTLFPSDQLPPHFKKTSLQHLCDFPHLLSPDSESEQLCDKVTVYADPAVLEVHNPPAEALPPPPSGLEPDSSGRHSRQDSSSSGDSGVYSTGGSSNLQQPNNSQSSTGAGDFQHGPFDPEQVKMQEMTPGLKSPLLITDEGIVDICI; from the exons TCGGAGAAGAACTGTCCCCACCACAGAACGTGACCATGATCGCCTTGAACACCAATTACACACTGAACTGGAACTGGGACCAGAGTCCTGCAGGGAGTCATGCTGTGACCTTCACCGCACAATATGTCGG GAAGTACAAGCTGAAGTCCAAGAAGGGTCCAACCTGGTATACAGCTTGTGAAGAGACATCACACAGGTCATGTGACCTTACACCGTTCAACCTGCACTACCTGGGCATCTACATGACTCGAGTACAAGCGAACGCGAATGGGTGTCACTCCGACTGGGTGCTGTTGGAATTCTGCCCTGACAaagatg CTGCTCTGGGTCCTCCAGCCAAAGTGGACCTTGCTCCTGCAGGAAGTGACCTCGACGTTTTCATCTCTGACCCTTTGACAAGCTCGAACACCTCCATGAGGGACACTCTTCGCAAGATATACTACCACATCCTCTACTGGGAACgttctgcagacacacag GCCTTAAGAACCCAGACGTTAAGCAGTGGTGCCAACTTGGTGACTTTGCCAAACCTGAAGGCCTGGACATGGTACTGTGTGAGCGTTCAGTCACGTTACGACTTCTACAACAAGAGCAGCAGCTTTACCTTGCCCCAGTGTATGCAGACTGAAG GTAACACTCCATGGTGGCAGATTTTCCTGTACTTCCTGGCCTCTCTGGTGGTGTGCTTCCTGGTCATGCTGCTCTCACTCTACAGCTCCTTTTGGTGCTACAAGACCGTCAAGACAACTCTGTTCCCCTCCGACCAGCTTCCTCCACACTTCAAGAAG ACCTCCCTCCAGCATCTCTGTGActttcctcacctcctcagCCCGGATTCAGAATCAGAGCAGCTGTGTGATAAGGTGACAGTCTATGCTGATCCAGCAGTTCTGGAAGTCCACAACCCTCCTGCTGAGGCCCTGCCGCCACCTCCGTCAGGCCTGGAGCCAGACAGCAG TGGCAGACACAGTCgtcaggacagcagcagcagtggagactCTGGAGTTTACTCCACAGGGGGCAGCTCCAACCTGCAGCAGCCCAACAACAGCCAGTCCTCCACAGGGGCTGGAGACTTCCAGCATGGCCCCTTTGACCCGGAGCAGGTGAAGATGCAGGAGATGACTCCGGGGCTTAAGAGCCCACTTCTGATCACAGATGAGGGCATTGTAGACATCTGCATCTGA